The following proteins are encoded in a genomic region of Phycisphaera sp.:
- a CDS encoding STAS domain-containing protein, which translates to MLSRLFGKDNSKQPDQQQGPDVESMASQASNTSSMASFDRFGATIIATLKERTLSGNEAAALVVALTDKLTEPGQVTARHVVLDLQNVEYMDSACIGVLVELLTRLQKAGGRVALVNAAANVECLFKLTRLDRLFPICRDVMRAIEAVERHAA; encoded by the coding sequence ATGCTTTCTCGCCTCTTCGGCAAGGACAACTCGAAGCAGCCCGACCAGCAGCAGGGCCCGGACGTTGAATCGATGGCCTCCCAGGCGTCCAACACATCGTCCATGGCCAGCTTCGACCGCTTCGGTGCCACCATCATCGCCACGCTCAAGGAGCGCACGCTCTCGGGCAACGAGGCCGCCGCCCTGGTCGTCGCCCTCACCGACAAGCTCACCGAGCCGGGCCAGGTCACCGCGCGTCACGTCGTCCTCGACCTCCAGAACGTCGAGTACATGGATTCGGCCTGCATCGGCGTGCTCGTCGAGCTGCTCACCCGCCTGCAAAAGGCCGGCGGCCGCGTCGCCCTGGTGAACGCCGCCGCCAACGTCGAGTGCCTCTTCAAGCTCACGCGCCTCGACCGCCTCTTCCCCATCTGCCGCGACGTCATGCGCGCCATCGAAGCCGTCGAACGCCACGCGGCGTAG